The Argentina anserina chromosome 5, drPotAnse1.1, whole genome shotgun sequence genome includes the window TGGTGGACTTGATGGAGGTGGCACTAAAGGTGGCGGATGCGACGGTGGTAATGGTGAAGGTGGTTGAATTAATGGTGGCTGAACTGGAGGTGGTTGATGTGATGGTGGCGGAGATAAAGGTGGTGGACTTAATGGTGACTGAACTGGGGGTGGTGAAAGTGATGGTGGCGGAGATGAAGGTGGTGGGTGTGAAGGAGGCACTATAGTAGGTGGTAAAGGTGATGGTGAAGGTGGTGGATGTAATGGTGGTGATATTGAAGGTGGTGGATGAGATGGTGGAGGTGATGGAGGTGTCATAGGTGGTGGTGACGATGGTGGCACCGCAGGTGACGGTTGTGAAGGTGACGGAGGTGGATGTTTATGGTGTGGGTGTGAATGTGGCGGTAGTgtaggtggtggtggtggtggtggtggtggcagcggtggtggtggtgaagaAGGGGGTGATAGTAATTTGTGGGGCGGATGTTTATGGGGTGGATGTGAAGGTGGCGGTAATGTaggaggtggaggaggtggtggtggtagttTGTGGGGCGGGTGTTGATGGGGTGGATGTGATGGTGGTGCTGGTTCGTGGGGTGGATGTTGATGGGGTGGATATGATGGTGGCGGTGGATACTTACGTGATGGATATTTGGGCGGCATTATtggtggtggagatgatgGAACTGAAAGTTGTGGGGGAGAATAGTAAGagggaggtggtggtggtgatggaggcGGTGGTGAAGGTTGTGATGGGGAGTAGTAATAAGATGACggcggtggtggtgatggtgggGGCACTTGTGGGGGCGGCAGAGGTGGTGATATAGTTGGAGTAGTTTCATTACATGGTGGTGATGGTACGGATGGCGGGGGTGGAGGTGGTGGGagtgttgtagtattttcGTTACTTagaggtggaggtggaggtggtgaTGAGTAGTAAGTATACATGGAAGGTGGGGGCGGTGGTGGAGGCAGTGGCAGggaaggtggtggtggagaatAGTACGGATAACTAGCCATTGTACTAGTTGGATCGAATACTAACGCTTGAAACTATTATCAGTATTGTGAGATGATCTGCTTGTGCCGGGTTCTATTTAAAGTTTTACACTAAGTACACTTTTTTTTCCctaatagaaactctcatcaaaGTCTTTGCATTATATAATGACTTTGAAAGTATGACCTGAATGAATGCCTCGACTAGGGACCATGCAAGTTTAGAATAACAATTTTATGCTGTTGAACGATGAAATCAATTATCTTGCAATTGTGCTCATTTAAGGTTTTTACAGAAAAAACATTTAGGTAGATGACTTCAAAATAAAGGAacaaatccaaaataaacGACAACTAGTTGCCTCCAGCCTCCAGGAAAGAAAATTAGTAAGCAACAAACAGGACACGTACAACTGCATGCTAGTTTAATTATTAAACATCATGCAATGgctaattaacatttagatgaCTGATGGGTCGGAAAGGTAGTACTGCGGTGACAATTAGCAACGACTTGGAAATTAACTTAACAATtagcaaataattatataCTAGCCTTTATATTTGGATCTACACGTccaaaaactctcaattacttCTCCACTCCCCCACAATTTTCTAAGTGGTTTTGCATTCAGTTTGTATCTAAATTACAATAATATCTTTTATACATTATGCTCAATTTTATGAAAGTTAATAAATTATGAACTTTTTTAGTAGTTTAAAAATTTAACCGTTAAAATTTCTTTCTTactttattaatagaagataTAACTAGTGCTAAGTGAAAAAAAGGTTTATAGGCGTCTATAATTTCTTCGATTCCCACCTATATTATGCAAATTGTTAAATAGgcctcaatatataattaggaaATGTGGTGGGTGAGCCTAATATTGTGTTTAGACGACCTTCAGCATTTACTTTGATAGTAAAAACCATCTAGAAGAATGGCGTCCGATCGAACTTAATTTGCATAAGATATTCGTATTCCACTGGAAAATGGCACGATGCAGACTTGCATGCATGACTTATCCATTGTTTACGCAGGAGCTAGGGTTTATACCAtgatttcctttttctttttcttttttttccagTATCCCATAAATCGTTGAGTAATCAGCATCGAAATTGTTGACCGAATAAAAGGTGATAATCTACGTACATTACGTACAGTAGACTCTCCAACTTCCATCCTCAACGttaattttgaattataaacccTAGACTTGCAGCTCAGAGGAAGCATGCATGCGTATATATAGCAAAgattaagaaaacaaattacaGACGATAATTAGACACTAGAAAGAAATAACTTGCTATTCTGGCTAGTATttatcctgaaatatcacccAAGAGGAATAATTAAACATGCATGGCTAGAAATTTGACTTGAAACACACGAAATTAATGCTCTGATTTTTTCAGTAATCTATCAAATTAACTTTATGAATTATGATCGATGCTCATGAAGGAGGTACTTCGAATATACATATCTCCTCTAATTAAGAATGTTAAGAGTGTTCCTTAATTTAGTATATTTCCAGCATTATATTCAATAAATATCAATTTGGTGCTAGCTATCGTCAGGCCGTCCTAAGACCAAGTGAGGCCAAGGCAAAAACTAAGAGAGACCttatagtaaaaaaataatattatattttatatttctttcgtAATAAACTGTATTACATGTTACATAgagaataaataaattagaatGCGTAATAGCATTTAACAACATACAAGAAGCTTATCGTCAAGCCAATGATGTGGCTCATATTTTAGCTAGTTATGCATGTTCTTCTTCTAGTTCTTTAAATTGGGGCTCGGAGCCTCCAACATGTATTATTGATGTACTTTCTAAGGAGTATATCTCCTAATTTTATATAAGTTGacattttttctaaaaaaaaaaatataagaaactTGTTACAAAAGACATGCTAAAACAACTCTATCTTCTTCTACACAAACTAGTTCTGTATTTTCATTTGCATTTACAACTACATTTTCTCCACATTTGGAATTAAACTCTCTACTAAACTTGCTACCCTATCTTCTACTGATCccgaaccttttttttttcataataacAAATGGTTATGTTAATCCTTTATGAGATTCAGTAAGCTTTTCTAACCGCTTCATTTCCATAAACTTATTATATCCACATTCATGCTTCCTAGTAGACGTATTGATACACAGACAACacagtcatatatatatagaaataaaACGAACAAAATTTTAACAACAAATAAAGTGAAACAAATTTCAGAATTGAGAATTGACAGAGAACAATCGAATCTGATTATATTGATCACAAAATTTAGAACTCGAGGCCTCGATAGGTTGCACGAATCAAAGATAAGAACCTAATTTAGAATCAATGATGAGAACTAAATTGAATTACaacatagagagagagagagagagagattgctTTTGATTTCATCCTATAAGATTGAAAGTTTAAATAGAAGAGGATTGgaagagattatatatattatcatttgGATTGATCGCTCATCCCAAATTGAGAATATGATACTTACAAGTTACACCCATTCGCTTACTTCTAAAAGaaatctaatttttttaataagtatatatatgcaaaGATGAGGCTTTCCAATTTATGGGGCCTAAGTCTTAGGTCTTGCCTGCCTTGGTCTCAGGCCGGCCTTGCTATCGTCAGAGCTTCACCTTGTGATTTAAAATTTCTTCTCTCTAACATAACAAAGAATAATCACAAGGTCATTTGAACAgatgtaaatatataaatacgaGTATGTGCGTGTGTGACAGTACTGTGATATAGTAATCGATCTCAACTCGAGAAAGCAATGCATCTAAACATGCAACAACTGAACCCAGCAACTTGACTATGATAAGCTCTCTGATTAAAAAGCGTTGTGTATAGACTCATCCGAGTCATTTCATATAGGGTCACTGGTATTTGAACTGTTCCACGGA containing:
- the LOC126795841 gene encoding vegetative cell wall protein gp1-like, with product MASYPYYSPPPPSLPLPPPPPPPSMYTYYSSPPPPPPLSNENTTTLPPPPPPPSVPSPPCNETTPTISPPLPPPQVPPPSPPPPSSYYYSPSQPSPPPPSPPPPPSYYSPPQLSVPSSPPPIMPPKYPSRKYPPPPSYPPHQHPPHEPAPPSHPPHQHPPHKLPPPPPPPPTLPPPSHPPHKHPPHKLLSPPSSPPPPLPPPPPPPPPTLPPHSHPHHKHPPPSPSQPSPAVPPSSPPPMTPPSPPPSHPPPSISPPLHPPPSPSPLPPTIVPPSHPPPSSPPPSLSPPPVQSPLSPPPLSPPPSHQPPPVQPPLIQPPSPLPPSHPPPLVPPPSSPPSPVLPPLPPSHPPPPVPVPVPAPSLSPPIQPPSYTPPPSPSPDSIVPSPQNPESQNSSSNSNRHVYIATFVSLGGLFFLAFLAVGLFCLHKKKKKKKSRAAYGDQGVSHPEEQGEVHAFQSIAATNQSVAINIDDHNPNLKAKPSGSGVDEGKDDDPNKNPSRRKRETRRRTRAQGKRDSIEEISSESNDDDGSDKSKDSDKSSRRQRRGSNGRTEKQEPKTNLDPDRNGEQSASATNSEEDDDKSNGSDKDSRRRNKRESARRSRTSGNKDNERSTSNRDQ